The following are from one region of the Prevotella communis genome:
- a CDS encoding SDR family NAD(P)-dependent oxidoreductase, producing MNKKAIIVGASSGIGQEVARLLLADGWHIGVAARREEPLMTLKATAPERVEVITIDVTKEDAGEQLLMLIERLGGMDLYFHASGIGKQNRTLTEDIELRTMATNAVGFTRMIGTAYRYFAERGNGHIAAISSIAGTKGLGPAPAYSATKALQATYLQALEQQARQRKLDIRITDIRPGFVDTALLNDDFPYPLMMKPETVAKDIVQSIYRKRHVRIIDWRYRVLTKGWQLIPRWLWRRFKI from the coding sequence ATGAACAAGAAAGCTATTATCGTAGGAGCCAGCTCTGGCATAGGACAGGAAGTGGCCCGACTGCTGCTGGCCGATGGCTGGCATATTGGTGTGGCAGCACGCAGAGAGGAACCACTGATGACACTGAAAGCCACGGCACCAGAGCGCGTGGAGGTGATAACCATTGACGTGACAAAAGAGGATGCGGGCGAACAACTGCTCATGCTGATAGAGCGACTTGGTGGCATGGACCTGTATTTCCACGCCTCGGGCATCGGCAAGCAGAACCGCACGCTGACAGAAGATATAGAACTGCGCACGATGGCTACCAATGCCGTGGGGTTCACCAGGATGATTGGCACAGCCTATCGCTATTTCGCAGAACGGGGCAATGGACATATTGCTGCCATCTCATCGATTGCAGGCACCAAGGGACTGGGACCTGCGCCTGCCTACTCAGCCACTAAGGCCTTGCAGGCCACTTATCTGCAGGCGCTGGAGCAGCAGGCTCGCCAACGCAAGTTGGACATCAGAATTACAGATATCCGCCCTGGATTCGTGGATACAGCACTGCTGAATGATGACTTCCCCTACCCGTTGATGATGAAACCTGAGACGGTGGCAAAAGATATTGTGCAGAGCATCTACCGAAAGCGCCACGTAAGAATAATAGACTGGCGCTACAGAGTGCTCACAAAGGGTTGGCAACTG
- a CDS encoding bile acid:sodium symporter family protein encodes MKTICDFIARWMGAMVVLVAALALMVPTSLAWIGTWVINPMLGIIMFGMGLTLSPQDFKIVLSRPKDILIGCLTQFTVMPLLALGLTWAFALPEELAIGVILVGCCPGGTASNVITYLAKGDLALSVGMTAASTLLAPLLTPLLVWALAGTMVDVDALGMLMSIVYVVIAPIVGGLLCQRFIPRVTRRVTPYLPAFSSVMIALLVGIIVAHNADRVLTAGLLVMLIVMIHNLLGLAIGFSVGRLLHLQKPKCVALSIEVGMQNSGLASSLAVLHFAAYPLATIPGAVFSVWHNISGALVAKLYSSNRTSEQ; translated from the coding sequence ATGAAAACAATTTGTGATTTCATAGCCCGATGGATGGGAGCCATGGTGGTGCTGGTGGCAGCACTGGCGCTGATGGTGCCTACATCACTGGCGTGGATAGGTACGTGGGTCATCAACCCGATGCTGGGCATCATCATGTTTGGCATGGGACTGACACTCTCGCCACAGGACTTTAAGATTGTGCTGAGCCGGCCAAAGGATATACTGATAGGATGCCTGACACAGTTCACCGTGATGCCCCTGCTGGCACTGGGACTGACATGGGCCTTCGCCCTACCCGAAGAACTGGCCATCGGCGTGATACTCGTGGGCTGTTGTCCAGGTGGCACGGCATCAAATGTTATCACCTATCTGGCTAAGGGCGATCTGGCACTGTCGGTGGGTATGACTGCCGCCTCCACGCTACTGGCCCCACTGCTCACACCTTTGCTGGTATGGGCACTGGCCGGCACCATGGTTGACGTAGATGCACTAGGCATGCTGATGAGCATCGTCTATGTAGTCATAGCGCCTATAGTCGGCGGACTGCTCTGTCAGCGTTTCATACCAAGAGTGACCAGACGTGTGACGCCCTATCTGCCCGCCTTCTCGTCGGTAATGATAGCACTATTGGTTGGTATCATCGTGGCACACAATGCCGACAGAGTACTGACGGCTGGCTTGCTGGTGATGCTCATCGTGATGATTCATAATCTTCTGGGACTGGCCATCGGCTTCTCCGTGGGACGACTGCTGCACTTGCAGAAACCAAAGTGCGTGGCACTCAGCATTGAGGTGGGCATGCAGAACAGCGGACTAGCCTCATCACTGGCTGTACTGCACTTTGCCGCCTATCCACTGGCCACCATCCCCGGCGCCGTATTCAGCGTATGGCATAACATCAGTGGTGCCCTCGTTGCCAAACTGTATTCATCCAACAGAACATCAGAACAATAA
- a CDS encoding helix-turn-helix domain-containing protein, which translates to MGKIIVNLDVEMAKRKMSLSELAERVGLTLANLSILKTGKAKAIRFSTLEAICHELGCQPGDILEYREE; encoded by the coding sequence ATGGGAAAGATTATTGTAAACTTAGACGTAGAGATGGCCAAGCGTAAGATGTCATTGAGCGAGCTGGCCGAACGCGTAGGACTGACACTGGCCAACCTGTCTATCCTCAAAACGGGTAAAGCCAAAGCCATACGTTTCTCCACCCTTGAGGCCATCTGTCACGAGTTAGGCTGTCAGCCTGGCGACATCCTGGAATATAGAGAAGAATAA
- a CDS encoding DUF2461 domain-containing protein: MDAKRIMKYLKQLSANNSREWFQAHKDEYDAIRADFEQGVQQAIVRIASFDPSVAHLTVKDCTYRFYRDTRFSNDKSPYKTHLGAYIAAHGKKALHGGYYLHLEPGHCMVCCGNYWLPTNILTSCRNEIMGNIDEWLRYVRSPEFLKYYGNPEPGSFKTPSDVSSWDQPQGFGLERLKTCPSGFPRDWEYVEYLRQKDYCCWHRVPDTFFQGDQWLDDMQPMLLAAKPMMDMMNAVIDDYE, encoded by the coding sequence ATGGATGCAAAACGAATAATGAAGTATCTGAAGCAGTTGTCGGCCAATAACAGTCGTGAGTGGTTTCAGGCGCATAAAGACGAGTACGATGCTATTCGTGCCGACTTCGAACAGGGTGTGCAACAGGCTATTGTGCGTATCGCCTCGTTCGACCCCTCGGTGGCTCATCTCACGGTGAAGGACTGCACCTATCGCTTCTATCGCGATACCCGCTTCTCCAACGATAAGTCGCCCTATAAGACCCACCTCGGTGCTTATATCGCCGCTCATGGCAAGAAGGCGCTCCATGGCGGCTATTACCTGCATCTGGAGCCTGGTCATTGCATGGTGTGCTGTGGCAACTACTGGTTGCCCACTAATATCCTGACCTCATGTCGCAATGAGATTATGGGCAATATCGACGAGTGGCTCCGCTATGTGCGCAGTCCGGAGTTCCTGAAATACTACGGCAATCCAGAGCCCGGCAGTTTCAAGACCCCTTCCGACGTCTCCAGTTGGGACCAGCCTCAGGGCTTTGGCCTTGAGCGCCTGAAGACCTGCCCCTCCGGCTTCCCCCGCGACTGGGAGTACGTGGAGTATCTGCGCCAGAAGGACTACTGCTGTTGGCACCGTGTGCCCGACACCTTCTTCCAGGGCGACCAGTGGCTGGATGACATGCAGCCCATGCTCCTTGCCGCCAAGCCCATGATGGACATGATGAATGCTGTCATCGATGATTATGAGTAG